The Acidimicrobiales bacterium DNA segment ATCCCGACCAACGTGATCTCGATCACCGACGGCCAGGTGTACCTGGAGTCCGACCTCTTCTATTCGGGCGTGCGGCCTGCGATCAACGTGGGCATCTCGGTGTCCCGCGTGGGGGGCGCCGCCCAGATCAAGGCCATGAAGTCGGTGGCCGGCACGCTCAAGATCGACCTGGCCCAGTTCCGCGAGCTGGAGGCCTTCGCCAGCTTCGGCTCCGAGCTGGACAAGGTGTCCCAGGCCCAGCTCGACCGGGGCTACCGGCTGACCGAGCTGCTGAAGCAGTCCCAGAACGCGCCCATGCCGGTCGAGGAGCAGGTCTTCTCGATCTACGCCGGCACCAACGGCTACCTCGACGACATTCCCGTCGGGGACGTGCGCCGCTTCGAGGCCGAGATGCTCGACTACCTGCGCACCCGCCACGGCGGGCTGCTCGACCACGTCCGCACCAGCAAGGAGATGCCCGCCAAGGAGCAGGTCGACGAGGCCCTGCAGGGCTTCAAGGGCGTCTTCCAGCCGACCGCAACGGCGGAGTAGCGAGGTTCGATGGCCGGAGGCCAGGAGCGGATCCTCCGTAGGCGGATCCGCAGTGTCCAGTCCACCAAGAAGATCACCCGGGCCATGGAGCTCATCGCCGCCTCGCGCATCGTGCGGGCCCAGCAGGCGATAGCCGCCGCCCGTCCCTACGTGGCGCAGATCCGCCAGGTCGTGGCCGACCTGGCGCGCGACCCCGAAGCCCGGCGCCATCCGCTCTACCGGGAGCCGGAGGAGGCCCGGCGGGCCGCCATCGTGGCCGTCACCGCCGACCGCGGCCTGGCCGGCGCCTACAACTCGTCGATCCTGCGGGCCACCGAGCGCATGATCCGCGATCACGAGTCCCGTGGCCTCGAGGTGATGCTCGTCACCACCGGCCGCAAGGCGCAGTCGTACTTCCGCTACCGGGGCCGGCCGCCCGAGGCGTCGTTCACGGGCTTCTCGGAGCGGCCCAGCTTCGAGGACGCCCGCCGGGTGGCGGCGGGGCTGATCGACGCCTACTCCGAGGGGAACATCGACTCGATCCAGCTCATCTACACCCGCTTCGTCTCACTGGGGTCGCAATCGGTGACCCGGCGCCAGCTCATCCCGTTGCAGGACCAGGACGGCGCCGAGGGAGAGGAGCCCACCAGCACAGTGGTCTACGAGTACGAGCCGGACGCGGAGGAGATCGTGGAGCGCCTGCTCCCCAGCTGGGTCGAGGCCGAGGTGCTGGCCGCCCTGCTGGAGGCGGCGGCGTCCGAGCAGGCGTCGCGCCAGCGGGCCATGAAGGCCGCCACCGACAACGCCGACGACCTGATAACCCGCCTCACCCGGGTCATGAACCGGGCCCGCCAGGACGCCATCACGACCGAGATCATGGAGATCGTGGGCGGGGCCGAGGCCCTGCGCCAGTCCGCCTCCGCCCGAGCCGAATGAACAGGAGACCGAGCCGATGACCACGCTTGCCGAACCGACCCAGACCTCCGAGGGCCGCACCCTGCGCGACGGCCGGGTGGTCGCCATCGCCGGCCCGGTCGTCGACGTCGAGTTCCCGCCCGATGCCCTGCCCGAGATCAACTTCGCCGTCGAGATGGACATCGAGCTCGAGGGCCAGACGACGACCGTCACCTCCGAGGTGGCCCAGCAGATCGGCGACGGCCGGGTCCGCTGCGTCTGCCTCAAGCCGACGGACGGCCTGCGCCGGGGCACCCCCGTGCGCAACACCGGCCGGGGCATCACGGTCCCCGTCGGGGACGAGGTGCTCGGCCACGTGTTCAACGTCATCGGGGAGCCGCTGGACGTGGAGTCGATCGGACGGGTCGAGGACCGGTGGGACATCCACCGCGACCCGCCCCCGTTCGACGCCCTCGAGCCCAAGGCCCAGATGTTCGAGACCGGCATCAAGGTGGTCGATCTGCTCGAGCCCTACGTGCAGGGCGGAAAGATCGGCCTGTTCGGCGGGGCCGGCGTGGGCAAGACCGTCATCATCCAGGAGATGATCCGCCGGGTGGCCGACCAGCACGGCGGGGTGTCGGTCTTTGCCGGAGTGGGGGAGCGCACGCGTGAGGGCACCGACCTCTGGCTGGAGATGCAGGAGTCCGGGGTGATCAACAAGACCGCCCTCGTCTACGGCCAGATGGACGAGCCGCCGGGCGTGCGCCTCCGCGTAGGCCTGTCGGCGCTCACCATGGCCGAGTACTTCCGCGACGTGAAGAACCAGGACGTGCTGCTGTTCATCGACAACATCTTCCGCTTCATCCAGGCCGGGTCCGAGGTGTCCACCCTCCTCGGGCGCATGCCGTCCGCCGTGGGCTACCAGCCGACCCTGGCCGACGAGATGGGCGAGCTCCAGGAGCGGATCACCTCGACCCGGGGCCGCTCGATCACCTCGCTGCAGGCCGTCTACGTGCCCGCCGACGACTACACCGACCCGGCGCCGTTCACGACCTTCACCCACCTCGACGCCACCACCGAGCTGTCCCGCGACATCGCCGCCCTCGGCATCTACCCGGCCGTGGACCCGTTGTCATCGACGTCGAACATCCTGACGACGGAGGTGGTCGGCGAGCGCCACTACGCCGTGGCCCGCCGGGTGCAGGAGGTGCTGCAGCGCTACCGGGAGCTGCAGGACATCATCGCCATCCTCGGCATCGACGAGCTGTCGGAGGAGGACCGGGTCACGGTGGCCCGGGCCCGCAAGGTGCAGCGCTTCCTGTCGCAGCCGTTCTTCGTGGCCGAGGTGTTCACCAACCTGCCCGGTATCTACGTGCCGGTGTCGGAGACAGTGGAGTCCTTCGAGGCTCTGGTCAACGGTGAGATGGACGAGGTGCCCGAGCAGGCCTTCCTCAACGTCGGCGGGGTCGAGGGCGTGCTCGAGAAGGCCCGCCAGCTCCAGGGCGAGTAGGAGCGACCGCCCGTGGCCACCACCCACGTCGAGATCGTCGCCCCCGAGCGCAATCTGTTCTCGGGCGAGGCGGAGATGGTCGTCTGCCGCGCCGAGGGCGGGGACATCGCCTTCCTGGCCGACCACATGCCCTACCTGGCGGCGCTCGAGGCGGGTGAGATCCGGGTCGACCTCGAAGGAGGGGCCCAGGAGCGCTTCGTGGTGAGTGGCGGCTTTGTCCAGGTCCACGACAACCGGGTGATCATGCTCGTGGTCGAGGGGGGCGAAGAGACTCCCGTGCCCACCGACGTCGCCGCCACCGACTCGACCTAGGCGCCCCGCCCTTGCCCCGTGTCCGGCTCGGCGTGGTCCTCCTGGTCCCCGAGCCGGTCGCCGCCGAGATCAACGGGCTGCGCCGTGGGCTCGGGGACGGGACCCTGGGCCGCATCCCCGCCCACCTCACCCTCGTCCCGCCGGTCAACGTGGCCCTCGACCGCGTCGACGAGGCCGGCGACGTGCTCCGCACCGCGGCGGCCGGGTGCCCGGCGCCCCTCGAGCTGACCCTCGGCCCCGCCGTCACCTTCTGGCCGGTCACCCCGGTCATCTACCTGGAGGTGGGGGGCGCCCTCTCCGAGCTGCACGCTCTGCGGGACCGGGTCTTCCGCGATCCCCTGGCCCGCCCCCTCACCTACGACTTCGTCCCCCACGTCACCCTGGCCGACGAGGTCCCCGGCGCCGAGCGCATCGAAGCCGCCGTCCGGGCCCTGGCCGACTACGCCCGGACAGTGCCGTTCGAGAGCCTCCACCTGCTCCGGGAGGGCCCGGGCCGGGTGTGGGAGCCCATTGCCGAGGTCCCCCTGGCCCCGCC contains these protein-coding regions:
- a CDS encoding F0F1 ATP synthase subunit gamma, with protein sequence MAGGQERILRRRIRSVQSTKKITRAMELIAASRIVRAQQAIAAARPYVAQIRQVVADLARDPEARRHPLYREPEEARRAAIVAVTADRGLAGAYNSSILRATERMIRDHESRGLEVMLVTTGRKAQSYFRYRGRPPEASFTGFSERPSFEDARRVAAGLIDAYSEGNIDSIQLIYTRFVSLGSQSVTRRQLIPLQDQDGAEGEEPTSTVVYEYEPDAEEIVERLLPSWVEAEVLAALLEAAASEQASRQRAMKAATDNADDLITRLTRVMNRARQDAITTEIMEIVGGAEALRQSASARAE
- the atpD gene encoding F0F1 ATP synthase subunit beta yields the protein MTTLAEPTQTSEGRTLRDGRVVAIAGPVVDVEFPPDALPEINFAVEMDIELEGQTTTVTSEVAQQIGDGRVRCVCLKPTDGLRRGTPVRNTGRGITVPVGDEVLGHVFNVIGEPLDVESIGRVEDRWDIHRDPPPFDALEPKAQMFETGIKVVDLLEPYVQGGKIGLFGGAGVGKTVIIQEMIRRVADQHGGVSVFAGVGERTREGTDLWLEMQESGVINKTALVYGQMDEPPGVRLRVGLSALTMAEYFRDVKNQDVLLFIDNIFRFIQAGSEVSTLLGRMPSAVGYQPTLADEMGELQERITSTRGRSITSLQAVYVPADDYTDPAPFTTFTHLDATTELSRDIAALGIYPAVDPLSSTSNILTTEVVGERHYAVARRVQEVLQRYRELQDIIAILGIDELSEEDRVTVARARKVQRFLSQPFFVAEVFTNLPGIYVPVSETVESFEALVNGEMDEVPEQAFLNVGGVEGVLEKARQLQGE
- a CDS encoding F0F1 ATP synthase subunit epsilon; protein product: MATTHVEIVAPERNLFSGEAEMVVCRAEGGDIAFLADHMPYLAALEAGEIRVDLEGGAQERFVVSGGFVQVHDNRVIMLVVEGGEETPVPTDVAATDST
- a CDS encoding 2'-5' RNA ligase family protein, with the protein product MPRVRLGVVLLVPEPVAAEINGLRRGLGDGTLGRIPAHLTLVPPVNVALDRVDEAGDVLRTAAAGCPAPLELTLGPAVTFWPVTPVIYLEVGGALSELHALRDRVFRDPLARPLTYDFVPHVTLADEVPGAERIEAAVRALADYARTVPFESLHLLREGPGRVWEPIAEVPLAPPRVVGRGGLPLDLTVSSHPDLTVSARLGGPDTVAVTARRQGQAVGVASALLTARAGSAPDAAWLLGVDVAVPARRTGVGARLVAELAAALLERGVEVLLVPAPGPSAAGFLERMGFRPRSADVWARRL